AATATATTCTATATACCCATCCAACTAGTTTCTATCGACTGCTTGGTTAAAATGGATTGGTCATTCACACTCATATTCAAACTTGTGGGTAATTTAGGGTCTTCACTGAAAGTAAAATGAAAGTTTTGGAAATGTGGGAATAAGATGGAGGTCTTggcaaaaatccaaataaaatcaacGAGATTATTTTAACTCCACACTTGAAGTCTGAACCAAGATTCGAACCCAGAACCTCAGAATTTTTTAGGCAAACCACTCATTCACCATACAGAAAGTCAACTATAACTGAAGAGCAACTTAAATTTGATTAGATATTTATCAGCCTGCaaactttgcattttttaattgaataataTATGTCACATATGATAATCATTGATAATTTCCCCCATGTTTCGATTTTCaaagtttataaaaaaaaaaagttttattatCAATATGTAGCTTTTCCAAATTTCCATATACTGCTTACCcatcattcaaaataaacatccaCGTTGATAAAGTATATTAAATATTCTACCAGCCCCGAAACCTGCACAgcgatgttaaaaaaaaaaaaactacgcAACAAAAAAGCAACCGGTACACTCCCTAAAAAATCAACACCACCACAGAACTACTTTACGCACACTGTTATCCAATAACCAAATCCGTATTTAATCTGCGTAATTCCTTAGTTACCAACCAACACTACTTTCctagagcttttttttttttttatcgttgATTACTATAATAAAATATCTTAACTTACCTGAGGCaacgaaaacaaaaagaaaaaaacagacttGGATTCTCAAAAGCGGCATGCTGCCGAACCATTCACAGGTACTGCGACTTTGTTCCCTAGTGGAATCGCTGAACCTTTGAGCATGCCGGACTACTCATCGTAGTGAGGGGGAAGTGTTCGTCAACTGTGCAGTTCGTTGATGAATCTGCACTCCAAACTCCACTTCCTGGctctgtgtgtacgtgtgcgaAAGGTGTGGTAGGTAAACTGCAAGTAAGGGAGGCAACTTGCCTGAGGTAAGTAGTTTACGCACACTATATACGTATGTCAAGTTGAAGATACgtgtgtaaaacaaaacaacagataGGTAAAAGTATAACTGATTCAAGCCTCTACTTTggtacaaataaaacacacactgaaATGTActaggggttttttttcttcacaactTCGCATACAAATTGAAGCAACGCCTTAACTAAGTAACAAAGCTTAGTCTGACCTGTTTTTCATGATTAGAGGATTTTTGAAAACCAGAAgcttaaaaagacaaaagacaacaaatcaTCTTGAATGTGGCCATGAAtgggtatttaaaaaaaaaaaacccaaagccTCAGGAGTAGTGGAGCCTTTTCTGCAGATATGTCTGGGTGATAGTGTTCCCTTTAAAGTGCACAGCAGGGAGTCGCGGGGTTTGGCACAATGCGTATGAATGGCTTGTTTGTCACGTTTCTGCCTTTGGAGGcatttaaaatgctttttctttcctccggAATTCAATTATGTTCGCCACAGAAACCCTCAAGCAATGCATATTAGCAAATGTCAGTCAATAAAGGCCTGATATCAGACTTATGTAGAGATTATCATTGATATCATAtatcatttgaatttatttcttCTCCTCAAACAATGAGAATCGATGGGAAAATGTATCGATAAGGAGTATTGATAATGGAACAGGGATCAGTCATTTCTAATCAATAACCATCCCTATAGGCTATACTGCTTCTCATATTGTACAAACAGACATTTTTCTCCCCATTAGGAGTGGGGCAGACAGATTCAGTCATCAAtcacaattttgtcatttttaaaattcccaCATTTCCAATCATTTGCTTCTCAAGATGTGTTCTagtgcaaaaagaaaacttatttttaaatcacaaaataaacagcatAGATAAAATGTctaatattttattgtaatgtatattgtttatattgtaacagatacaaataaaacacatactgtatattgatCTTGATATTATAAATCTATCattaaaaacactgaaaagtgaAAACCACTTCAACAACTCCTTTGTCAGAAAAGGCGTACATTTTATACAACGATTATATGTTTTCAGTACATGTGCAGTGCAAAAGTTCTACACGAGGTATAAGGCAAACATTCTAGAAAGGTTGAAAACTACAAAGACGGTTTTGAGAGAAAATTGTGCACGATATACGCTGACATATTTGGCTATATAGGCCTACAAGTATACAAAAACAGATTGGTCCCACTAGAACTCACGCATACATAGAGAACATTCCTACCTTGTTCCTCTGAAGAGGTTTGTTGGAATTCCAAATGACCTACATTTCAATTAacagtcattcattcattgtggCAAGGAGTATAATGGCTACAATTAATTTTAGGTATAGGCAGCACGGGCTCGTCAGATCAGATCAGTCATCTTGGTCTTCTCTGCTCCATCCCATTAGGTAGGAAGCCTGCAATGATAGGAACCGGCCATATGAGAGCAGCAACACTCCACACAATAATGACCAGAGTCATGAAACAAGCCACAAGTGTGGACTCGATGGGCTTTCTGTTCAGCCTCCAACTTTTGTCACCCTTCAGCTCGTCGAGGCTGAAATCCACGCAGCAAAACGTGACTTGATCGCCGCTCTGCTGGCCCCTCGCCCTGCCGGGGACGAGCCTCCTGTAGCGGGACAGCCCGCAACCCACGCATAGCCTCAACTCCTGCTGACCCCCGGTGGTCCCCAGATGCTCGATGATGACGGGCGAGATGGCCCGGTTGAACGAGGCGGAGAAAAAAGCCCGTCCGTGGTTGTTGGTGGTGTAGATGAGCACGTCGCACTGGAAGCCGAAGCTGCTGTCCCAGCGGGCCACCAACGAGGAGGGCAGCAGTCTCTGGACGCTCACGTTGCATTGGGACGGCGTCTGCAGGGACGACGACGCGTCCGGGGACGCTTCGCTCCCTTCCGCGGACCTCTTGGACAAGCGCACGTCCACCCCAAAGTCGGCCAGGAACCTGTTGGAGGAGTTGACGGGCGGCAGCAGCATGTCCTCGTCGCTCCAGCTCTGGCATCGCTGGACAAGTCCGGCCACCGCGGTCAGCGCCAGCAGCAGGGTCCGACACTTGTTCAGCATGGCCCGGGGCGCGTCTCACCTGCTCGCATGGTGCGTGGGACGATCCGCTGGTGATTTTTAACTGCGCCGATCCAGATGGAGAGATTCTATCCTCTTCCCGACTGGTGGGAATGGAAATGTCCAATGGCTGTCACACGCGCgcaccccctcctcctttcctCCTCATCCAACTGTGTCCTGCGTGGCTCCCCTCAATCCATTTACCCCCCTCGTTGTCATTCACCAAAGGGAAAAAGAACGAGAGCTCGATCGGGATGCATGCACTGTATGTTTCTTTCATCATCCGGATCCGTTCTCCAACAGTGGTGAAAAGAAACGAAGTAAAATACTTCGTTACAGTACTTAAATAACTATCGGTGTTATTTGAAATTAGACATGTTGTGCCTcttattttgtcattcatttgaaaaagaaaaaaaaagacggaaGATGAACAATGACGGCAACCGATTTTGAAGAAACATATTCCCCATTATTTGAGATAACTGATTGGTGTTAATTGTTGGCTACAAGACTGATCGTGAATACTACACTTTGTCATGTGcctaaaaaaacatattgcattcaatgtctatttttaaaaaaagacaaacaagttGGCTCAGAGTATTTGTTATCATTAGGTAACATGGCCTTTCTATTATCAATTGATAAAAGTTTGTTTGATAGTATCAAAGTTGAGTTGACAATACCTGGCTGTTGGTTTAAAAAGCATGAAAAGCGAtggtttttattatttttatttttttttaacaacaaacAACCAAGTAAAGCTTCTGTGTTTGTTCTGGGATTTTGCAATGCTTTTCAAAACAGGAACAATGAACTAATTGTCCTTTCATGTTACCTCACCTCTTGTCCTCTGTGGAAAGGGAAGGGGGAGgagtaataaataataatggctGCATTATAATCATAATTATGTAATGTCTCAGAAAAGACAGTGAGTTATTGGCAGAACTGGATTGCCCAACGGGAATAACAAAGAGATTGATTCTTCTCTTCTCGCTATTCTCTTAGCAGTTAATGAAGTCAACAAACATCACTTGAAAGAACTGTTTGCCTCTGTAAATCGCATCATTTGCTGTTGAGGGCCTGGCTTTGTAGATTTGATGTGATGGTCAGCTGAAATGAAAAACCCTTTGGCCTCAATTTGCATCTGAAAGCGCTCGCCCTCTTCTTCTGTTTTAATTATGACGGCAAACCTTTTTGCTCACAGACAATTGTGCGCTTATTTCGTTCCAGTTCGGCACAGTCAGATGTCTCACTCTTCCTAAACACAGGTCACTCCGTCCGTCTCAGATATGCCGTTGTGTGAACggaacaaaaatgtaaatggttTTCGTGTTCATTAATTATgctataaaaatgtaaattggtttggtgacaaaaatacaaatgggaCTAAGATAAAGTCTCTTGTGCCAAAGGAGAATGCATAAAAGATTCATTTTCTCAAAGTGCGGCTCTTTCCACAGGAAGCTGAGATGAGGAAGCATTTGTGGCATGTGGCTGGCCGCTAGCCGCTCTGTGCTGGATCAGACACCATTAGTCTAAAACGCAGACTCTGACTTAATTAGAAACAAAGAATTAGGTCTGTGCGTTTTCATAACTGCAAAGTTCAGCTCCGCGCTCACATCACAGTCTGGAGAAACCCCGATTTGTCTCCTGTGGGCCTGTCATAGCACCAATCACTGCCAGGACTCATCGCCACGGCAACCAAATGGGGCTCTCCCTGGAGGTGTGAGAACAGTGGAGTCCACTGATGAGGAACAACACACTATGTTCAGTGGAGGAAGACGGTCCTAATACTTCACTGTCACCGTTTTAACGTCTGATTCAAGACAACAGTCTTGAAATGAATGGCAGTAGAAAGTCATGTGAATCAATACATTTGTAAATCATACATAAATGgactaaactaaaaaaaacttgattaCACTATTGAGAATATGGAAAGAAGAACGTGCAGCACGGTGGACTAGTGGCAAGCACGTCTGCTTCATAGACTAAGGTTCTGTGCCCTGCAAAAGCCTAATGACAAGTTTGTGCTGTACCCTGCCTCGTTTttaaagtcagctgggataggtttCAAACTTGCAACATGTAATcctaatgaaaacaaaaggtatagaaaaattgttgtttttatgcccGGGGCAAGTCTGGGGTCAAAGTGCAATCTAACTATGagcatgtgttttctttcttttggcatAGTATTTTCCAAGACTTGTGCAGACAAAAGAGGatgtttgcgccgttgtgggatgAAACACAGTCGATTCCTAGCTTCCCCTCATCATGTTTAGCAGAAATTGACTCACTGGTGTCCATGTAtgagaatgtgtgtttgtacagATAAACTGCAAAGTCTcctctgatgatgtcatcagcagGTGACCCATGCCTTGCACTCCGCCTGATCGAGCGTTTGTTTGTAGTAAGGTAAGGTTCGATTACAAACCAGAATCCAAACACTCAGTTACTTTCGACTCTTTTTGCAGGAAGATTCAATCTGTCGGCTGGCTACACAACACACATCAAATCAATAGAAATTTAGGTTGCGCAATATGCATGGGGATGAAAAGCCTGTCCTAGACTATTCAGTGAACTCTAAAGACGCAACTCCTTGGTGTTAAATTAAGAAGTCATTCGAGAAGAAAATCCTTGGGTACTGATAGAATGTCAAACAGTCTGCAACATATGGATAACAGTGAGAAAACACATCTAGTCTCTTCTTCGAGAGCCTACTGCAACAAAACCCAATCTAGATCAGAGTGATTGATAAGGCTGATGCTTTAAGATGTTCTTCTAACCACACAGCTGACCCTCCTACATATCATGCTTCTCTCCTCCGTGTGAACAGATAAGTGAAGAACACACCAGTCTGTCACCCAGGGAATAACATCACAGAAAACGAAAGTCAGGGGGTCATGCAGGGACCTGTCAGGAAGCTCCTTGCCGTTCTTGAGATGGTGTGAGATTGCTTCTCCGTTGTGCTCCAAACAGCGCCAACCCATCTCGATTGATTGGGAAGTGCACGGTTGTTCTAGGTCACCTTGGACAGGTAAAGGCAAGCCCCCGCCCAGATGCATTCAGAGATCGTTTTCCACATAACGCACCGCTGCTCCAGTAGTTCTGCGTGGTCATCTGTCTCGCGGTTCTCTGTTCGTGAAACGTAATCGTCCCCAGAAACAAGCGGAGAGAAGCAACGGGgtgattaccgtttttttgtCATGGAGGCAACAGGGAGGCGGATGTGGGTAGAGTAGGATGATTGGTTCCTTTCAAAAGAgatttgtttgaaaaacaaccaacaatCTGCCGAGACCCAAAGGCAACAGAGCAATTCACAAATGCTCACTTTGaacacaaccaaaaaaaaaaaaaaaaggaattgacaaaaaatgtctttgtggAATGATACGCAGCTACTATTTTGGGCATGCAGCTCATTAgagagaaatgaaaataagtaGAACACTGAGATGGACCGTTGAAATAGGATGAGACATTTTCTCATaccttgttttggtttttagtCAGTTGCTGCGAGATTTGTGACATCAAACTTGCCAGCACAGACAGCATGAAGCTGCCACCTGTCcctacattttgtttttatcatttttcccTCAAGCCCATGTTAAAACTGTTctatggattaaaa
This DNA window, taken from Syngnathus acus chromosome 16, fSynAcu1.2, whole genome shotgun sequence, encodes the following:
- the LOC119135712 gene encoding transmembrane protein 158 — translated: MLNKCRTLLLALTAVAGLVQRCQSWSDEDMLLPPVNSSNRFLADFGVDVRLSKRSAEGSEASPDASSSLQTPSQCNVSVQRLLPSSLVARWDSSFGFQCDVLIYTTNNHGRAFFSASFNRAISPVIIEHLGTTGGQQELRLCVGCGLSRYRRLVPGRARGQQSGDQVTFCCVDFSLDELKGDKSWRLNRKPIESTLVACFMTLVIIVWSVAALIWPVPIIAGFLPNGMEQRRPR